A window of the Ignisphaera sp. genome harbors these coding sequences:
- a CDS encoding extracellular solute-binding protein encodes MNKNIDTIVGWAIIIILVASVIYLLLAAKPVVQLPELGAKGNYTLYIVTTWSQWRIDDFRQWMYYQSGVGLGGAMIVKPPAAQTLGITKMEFTSSKLNISKWAELAMSGEVSGFMTEGISYENATKLCKAGVFKPIESVYVVSVAQNLPQIFKGYTDDGKLCWVAMWFYANNVWFVNTRVAQRLNVSIPQSIEDLLNPQYAAVLLKGKDVLVWGSLDETPTIAMFDAILQRYGWEQGWVYIKYLVAISHMAASVPEARSEVAFSKTMMAVMDFGSAADGTALGKNLTIIVPRGLVTYSIGIAGIARNADAEATEGMSRLIGYMLTAAQNDVMLTRWRGEYPTNPTNNPSKFAVYYKQLVDNIYGKYNSTLASKLDPVVKTYLGVLFDSEVQSMLKNIVKALAKKYIEGSIDLNAYYSIINEMGKIPTFTDPRTNTPIKLDISTALELAKAINSGEITKDELQASMKKAELQHLQMIASGIGLTET; translated from the coding sequence ATGAATAAGAATATAGACACTATTGTTGGTTGGGCAATCATAATAATTTTAGTTGCATCAGTCATATACCTTCTACTAGCAGCTAAACCCGTCGTACAACTACCTGAACTGGGTGCCAAAGGCAATTATACACTATACATTGTGACTACATGGAGTCAATGGCGTATCGATGACTTTAGGCAGTGGATGTATTATCAAAGTGGTGTTGGATTGGGAGGGGCTATGATAGTAAAACCCCCAGCCGCACAAACTCTTGGAATAACCAAAATGGAGTTCACATCGAGTAAACTTAATATCAGCAAATGGGCTGAGCTGGCGATGTCTGGCGAAGTTTCAGGCTTTATGACAGAAGGAATAAGCTATGAAAATGCCACCAAGCTATGTAAAGCCGGGGTTTTCAAGCCCATTGAGTCTGTATACGTAGTTTCGGTAGCTCAAAATCTTCCCCAAATCTTTAAGGGTTATACTGATGATGGAAAGCTGTGTTGGGTTGCGATGTGGTTTTATGCAAACAATGTATGGTTTGTCAATACCAGGGTAGCACAAAGGCTAAATGTTAGTATACCGCAATCCATTGAAGATCTTCTTAATCCACAGTACGCCGCGGTCTTACTCAAAGGTAAAGATGTCTTAGTTTGGGGTAGCCTTGATGAGACCCCAACTATTGCAATGTTTGATGCAATTCTTCAGCGTTATGGTTGGGAGCAGGGCTGGGTCTATATAAAATATCTTGTTGCCATCTCCCATATGGCAGCAAGCGTCCCTGAAGCCAGGTCAGAGGTTGCATTCTCAAAAACCATGATGGCTGTAATGGACTTTGGTAGTGCTGCTGATGGAACAGCTCTTGGCAAGAACCTGACAATAATTGTTCCCAGAGGCTTAGTAACATATAGCATAGGTATTGCAGGTATTGCTAGAAATGCGGATGCCGAGGCTACAGAAGGAATGTCAAGACTCATAGGATATATGTTAACAGCTGCACAAAACGATGTCATGCTTACCCGTTGGAGAGGAGAATACCCGACAAACCCAACTAACAACCCCAGCAAATTTGCTGTTTACTACAAACAACTAGTTGATAATATCTATGGCAAGTATAACAGCACACTAGCATCAAAGTTAGATCCTGTTGTGAAGACATATCTAGGAGTTCTCTTCGATAGTGAGGTTCAGTCGATGCTCAAAAATATTGTCAAGGCGCTAGCAAAGAAATATATAGAAGGCTCGATTGACTTAAATGCATACTACAGCATTATCAACGAAATGGGCAAGATCCCAACCTTTACAGATCCTAGAACAAACACCCCAATTAAGCTAGATATCAGTACAGCGCTAGAGCTTGCCAAAGCTATAAATAGTGGTGAAATCACCAAAGACGAACTACAAGCTAGTATGAAGAAAGCAGAGCTACAACACCTACAAATGATTGCAAGCGGCATTGGATTAACAGAAACTTAA
- a CDS encoding ABC transporter substrate-binding protein, with amino-acid sequence MPYLGISRKDVSRALMISAILILLIALEIKTFIVQAQVTLPREQTLVIAYAGSNPTLCWNPFAGGVVGIDDAMRHLSYIPTAALNGYNLTWTFLLAQSLTFDGQNIVARVKIWDNAKWSDGTPITVKDIIGSFNLSRQIGGGWWGDWNVYNYVAVDDKTFEYYIGRRPGQDMPKRESIRSVVQGGVIYVRPLPYHVLKAKVDEMGDAMKSKWCNDKPDEQVVSGPYKLYYFDSTQIIYQRIDNWWGKDIFGLPAPKYIKFVYYRDAQTAVAALQSGDVDVYLGYAPRPQDLIAAGIGTWYKKSPYFLSSGAVWLFFNFNYSIFQPIEVRRAIAWAMPWDQIVNYAALGLTVQPSMTGLNDQYPFLRDFINTDACKEYWGTPTCRPAQNLTKAKQILDSAGIVDRDKDGIRELPDGTKLKFTIAVPATYTTYVIAAQLIANALNQIGMKVDVDTQDYRVWDQNRRAGKLMATLGNAGGGIGTATPFTDMYGNAFEYNNYKQWALWFNYRDDDVTSFISEMNFNYMFPDQLKDVVKTFQEVILFDRLPAIPVMYDIVYYMYNTKYWDGFPNAERAWWYIPCWWGETFFYFLIVPKGQTPQMPWYLKHISKGGATIHGWYDFYKAQGLAIRNATSTTWTVVPSSPTTTTPVTSPTTPVTTATTTTPPTSSPATTTPPATSPSPTQTQTVATPTPTVTVTATIERSVTVPSTVTVLSTKITTIVSASPTTIAQTNWTMTTVLAVVLLAVGIAIGWTIKRK; translated from the coding sequence ATGCCATATCTCGGTATTTCAAGAAAGGATGTGTCAAGAGCACTAATGATATCTGCAATACTCATATTATTGATTGCCTTGGAAATCAAAACCTTCATTGTCCAAGCCCAAGTAACACTCCCAAGAGAGCAAACACTAGTAATAGCATATGCCGGTTCAAACCCAACCCTTTGTTGGAATCCATTTGCTGGGGGAGTAGTTGGAATTGATGATGCAATGAGACATCTATCCTACATTCCAACAGCTGCTCTAAATGGATACAACCTTACATGGACATTTCTACTAGCACAAAGCCTAACATTTGATGGCCAAAACATTGTCGCTAGGGTAAAAATATGGGATAATGCTAAGTGGAGTGATGGAACACCAATAACAGTTAAAGACATTATAGGGAGCTTCAATCTCAGCAGACAAATTGGCGGTGGCTGGTGGGGTGACTGGAATGTCTACAACTATGTTGCAGTAGATGATAAAACATTTGAATACTACATAGGGAGAAGGCCAGGTCAGGATATGCCGAAGAGAGAATCAATAAGAAGCGTAGTACAAGGAGGAGTTATATATGTAAGACCACTGCCATACCATGTGCTAAAAGCTAAGGTTGATGAAATGGGCGATGCAATGAAAAGCAAGTGGTGTAACGATAAACCAGATGAGCAAGTGGTGTCAGGACCATATAAACTATACTACTTCGACTCAACACAGATAATCTACCAGAGAATTGACAATTGGTGGGGCAAAGATATATTTGGCCTTCCAGCTCCAAAGTACATAAAGTTCGTCTACTACAGAGATGCACAAACAGCTGTTGCAGCACTACAGAGTGGAGATGTCGATGTATACCTCGGTTATGCACCACGCCCACAAGATTTGATTGCTGCAGGTATAGGGACATGGTATAAAAAATCGCCATACTTCCTATCTTCTGGAGCAGTGTGGCTCTTCTTCAACTTCAACTACTCAATATTCCAGCCAATCGAGGTTAGAAGAGCTATTGCATGGGCAATGCCATGGGATCAGATAGTAAACTATGCAGCGCTAGGCTTGACAGTACAGCCATCTATGACAGGTCTAAATGATCAGTACCCATTCCTAAGAGACTTCATCAATACAGATGCATGCAAAGAGTACTGGGGCACACCAACATGTAGACCTGCACAAAACTTGACTAAAGCAAAGCAGATACTGGATAGTGCTGGTATTGTGGATAGGGATAAAGATGGAATTAGAGAACTTCCAGATGGAACAAAGCTGAAGTTCACGATAGCTGTTCCAGCAACCTATACAACCTATGTGATAGCTGCACAGCTAATAGCCAACGCCCTAAACCAAATTGGAATGAAAGTTGATGTGGATACACAAGATTATAGAGTTTGGGATCAGAATCGTAGAGCAGGCAAACTCATGGCAACCCTCGGAAACGCAGGCGGTGGGATAGGGACGGCCACACCATTTACAGACATGTATGGAAACGCATTTGAATACAACAACTACAAGCAGTGGGCTCTCTGGTTCAACTATAGAGACGACGATGTTACATCATTTATAAGTGAGATGAACTTCAACTACATGTTCCCAGATCAGCTAAAAGATGTTGTGAAAACATTCCAAGAGGTTATACTATTCGATAGACTGCCTGCAATACCAGTAATGTACGATATAGTGTATTACATGTATAACACAAAGTACTGGGACGGGTTCCCGAATGCAGAAAGAGCTTGGTGGTATATACCATGCTGGTGGGGTGAAACCTTCTTCTACTTCCTAATAGTTCCTAAGGGACAAACTCCACAAATGCCGTGGTATCTAAAACACATATCAAAAGGAGGTGCAACAATACATGGATGGTACGACTTCTACAAAGCTCAGGGACTTGCTATAAGAAATGCCACATCGACAACATGGACTGTAGTACCATCTTCACCAACAACTACTACTCCTGTAACATCCCCGACTACTCCTGTCACAACTGCGACAACCACTACTCCCCCAACATCATCCCCAGCCACAACAACACCTCCTGCAACATCCCCATCTCCAACACAAACACAGACCGTTGCCACACCAACACCAACAGTAACAGTTACAGCAACAATTGAGAGGAGTGTTACAGTACCGTCAACAGTAACAGTATTATCAACAAAAATAACAACAATAGTATCAGCATCACCAACAACAATAGCTCAAACAAATTGGACTATGACAACAGTGTTAGCAGTAGTGCTTCTAGCAGTCGGAATAGCAATAGGATGGACAATAAAAAGAAAATAA
- a CDS encoding ABC transporter permease → MYVIEKLAMFVFVYIIALLIVFLLPRYIPANPFATLLGRIISQYIWTPELIPEVYARVLSYFAVDKPVYEQFLTFLKGAFVGDFGISISMFPRSVSDIIMMALPWTLALMVPATIVSWTLGNYIGAYASYKRGKTAEKIILGYSFIASFIPQYWLAMMLIFVFAYGLRLFPAFGGSSIPPSLSLSFITDFLWHYTLPFLSIVIISIAGWMRSMRFVATPELGSDYIQFSESLGTRDGILFRYVLRNSLLPQVTGLALSLGSAIAGQALVEAVFGYPGLGYYLQMAIGSIDYPLIQGIFVILIATTYLANFLVDFIYVIIDPRIRIGGGR, encoded by the coding sequence ATGTATGTAATAGAAAAGTTGGCTATGTTCGTATTTGTTTATATAATTGCCTTGCTAATAGTTTTTTTACTTCCTAGGTACATACCTGCCAATCCCTTTGCAACATTATTAGGCAGAATTATTAGCCAATATATCTGGACCCCTGAACTAATCCCAGAGGTCTATGCGAGAGTACTGAGCTATTTCGCTGTAGACAAGCCTGTTTATGAACAGTTTTTGACGTTTTTAAAGGGAGCTTTTGTCGGGGATTTTGGGATTTCGATATCAATGTTCCCTAGGAGCGTCTCAGACATAATCATGATGGCCCTTCCATGGACGCTGGCACTGATGGTTCCAGCAACAATTGTGTCATGGACTCTTGGAAACTATATTGGTGCTTATGCTAGCTATAAACGAGGTAAGACAGCTGAAAAAATTATTCTCGGATATTCATTCATAGCATCTTTCATTCCTCAGTATTGGCTTGCAATGATGCTGATATTTGTATTTGCATATGGATTGAGATTATTCCCAGCTTTTGGAGGTAGTAGCATTCCACCATCATTGTCACTGTCATTTATCACTGACTTCCTCTGGCACTACACATTACCATTTCTATCAATTGTCATAATTAGTATAGCGGGCTGGATGAGGAGTATGAGGTTCGTAGCGACACCAGAACTTGGCTCGGATTACATACAATTTAGCGAATCTCTTGGAACCAGAGATGGAATTCTATTTAGATACGTCCTCAGAAACTCTCTATTGCCTCAAGTAACAGGTTTAGCACTATCACTAGGATCTGCAATAGCTGGTCAAGCATTGGTTGAGGCTGTGTTTGGTTATCCAGGTCTTGGATACTACTTGCAGATGGCAATAGGATCAATAGATTACCCACTTATACAAGGAATCTTTGTGATCTTAATAGCTACAACATATCTTGCAAACTTTTTAGTTGACTTCATCTATGTTATTATAGATCCTAGAATAAGAATTGGTGGGGGGCGATAG
- a CDS encoding ABC transporter permease, which translates to MALETTMRRPKMTLLYILLGNRRFILGLIIFVVLFVMGTIGPLIYRVNPLAIGNYPADLPPSLEHPLGTDALGRDVFAMFLNGIRNSLYVGFITAVIATLIGLPIGVVSGMRGGTFLDEVLMGLTNIVLSIPSWLVAILVLSMIPSEQRGVEIVGAILGLFSWPWFARAIRAQFYSFRERDFVYLSRIAGYSDLRVAFEDILPNMGAFILSSFTSFIATGIGGEAGLAVIGVGVTKHVSLGMMLYWAQVYQAYVRGAWWYFIPAGLTIILLMLSMQLLSLGAEIIFNPRLRET; encoded by the coding sequence ATGGCTTTAGAAACTACAATGCGTAGGCCAAAAATGACATTATTATACATCCTTTTGGGTAACAGAAGATTTATCTTGGGCTTAATAATATTTGTTGTGCTTTTTGTTATGGGAACTATCGGGCCTTTGATATATAGAGTAAACCCATTAGCTATAGGGAATTATCCAGCCGATTTACCGCCATCTTTGGAGCATCCCCTAGGCACCGATGCTCTAGGGAGAGACGTGTTTGCAATGTTTCTTAATGGCATAAGGAACTCCTTATACGTAGGCTTTATAACAGCTGTGATAGCAACACTAATAGGGTTACCCATAGGTGTTGTTTCAGGTATGAGAGGAGGCACGTTTTTGGATGAGGTGCTAATGGGGTTAACAAACATAGTTTTGTCTATACCATCATGGTTAGTGGCAATTCTAGTCTTATCTATGATTCCCTCAGAACAAAGAGGTGTAGAAATCGTAGGTGCAATATTAGGGTTATTCAGCTGGCCCTGGTTTGCAAGAGCTATTAGAGCACAATTCTATAGCTTTAGGGAAAGAGATTTTGTTTATCTATCAAGAATTGCAGGCTACAGCGACTTAAGAGTGGCTTTCGAAGATATACTACCTAACATGGGCGCATTCATACTATCATCTTTCACATCATTTATAGCTACAGGGATTGGTGGAGAAGCTGGTTTGGCTGTAATAGGCGTTGGTGTAACAAAACACGTTTCCCTTGGTATGATGCTCTACTGGGCACAGGTATACCAAGCATATGTAAGAGGTGCATGGTGGTATTTCATTCCAGCAGGCCTAACAATAATCCTATTAATGCTGTCTATGCAATTACTTTCACTAGGAGCCGAAATAATATTTAACCCTAGACTTAGAGAAACATAA
- a CDS encoding glycosyltransferase produces MDIVMSMITRDSTEKVGEEAFYKVWKSSLQIPYKLIILVDDSISSRTRDFVKRFADEHGKELIVLKSRLYGYHKATRATARQTAIDIFFENTKADWLFFQDDDFVLGDGWWEKALQHISQSDVGLIWGIDYTPYWRGRIEWMSARGFQEKSYAIQNFAIRGGLHDTLLRREAIEGVRLPPWLHVYEDAWIKRYVECKGFKWIIIDVNNIHLRYAGDRLSKEDFVSMAKAASLLNLKTISLSQVLKVVFGLPGYIYYSSKAYKSLGKGITIWRERASYYTKYYYYYIIYLLKRTRKFGNRSLCDVVLHGITY; encoded by the coding sequence ATGGATATAGTAATGTCTATGATTACAAGGGATAGCACTGAGAAGGTTGGGGAGGAGGCATTTTACAAGGTATGGAAGTCCTCTCTTCAGATACCATATAAACTCATAATACTTGTCGATGACTCTATCTCTTCTAGAACCAGAGATTTTGTTAAAAGGTTTGCTGATGAGCATGGAAAAGAGCTAATAGTGTTGAAGAGCAGGCTTTATGGCTATCACAAAGCGACAAGAGCGACTGCTAGGCAAACAGCTATAGACATATTCTTTGAGAATACCAAAGCAGATTGGCTGTTTTTCCAAGATGACGACTTCGTTCTTGGCGATGGCTGGTGGGAGAAGGCGCTACAGCATATCTCACAAAGTGATGTTGGGCTAATTTGGGGTATAGATTATACACCGTATTGGCGAGGAAGAATTGAATGGATGTCAGCAAGAGGATTTCAAGAGAAAAGCTATGCCATACAAAACTTTGCTATTAGAGGTGGTTTACATGATACCTTGCTCAGGCGCGAGGCTATAGAGGGGGTTAGGCTGCCCCCATGGCTACATGTATATGAAGATGCATGGATAAAGAGATATGTTGAATGTAAAGGCTTTAAATGGATTATAATTGACGTAAACAACATACATCTTAGATATGCTGGAGATAGACTTTCTAAAGAAGATTTTGTGTCAATGGCGAAAGCAGCCTCGCTGTTAAATCTTAAAACCATATCATTATCACAAGTACTTAAAGTAGTTTTTGGTTTGCCAGGCTACATCTATTATTCCAGCAAGGCATACAAGTCTCTAGGCAAAGGCATTACAATATGGAGAGAAAGAGCCTCTTACTACACCAAGTACTACTATTATTATATTATTTACTTATTAAAAAGGACAAGAAAATTTGGAAACAGAAGCTTATGTGATGTTGTACTGCATGGCATTACATATTAA
- a CDS encoding glycosyltransferase family 4 protein, whose product MDSYAVIAHRFWNRPGGGEVVCAATAYTFDIMGFKPVLASIGGIDIGEYDSWFGINFLDKYPKITLYPFKIGFFGIYLRLLMWRVIKKAVERFSPQIVFVDEPTYRPVINILKERNVKLIEYIHSPIEASIDARFKGSGLHYTEDPYILERFSKFPLSIYWKMYVKLLPRYLRENPFQVASLVLANSKWTANIIKQLYGESPEVLNPPIAPNVEIVEKPREFSERENAVVMLGRFAEEKRYHWIVREVLPKLRREALNTKLYIFGGAKTKTSLNYLAKLEKLAFEMGFKVSKDIDAEADVYLIPNASRSAINMVMDNAKVFLHATVNEHWGVAIAEAMARGLPVVLHKSGGAWSDLAEEGVYALGYTNPEEAVEAIAKLLTDEKTWKKLSRHSIEKAKDLTLEKFVERLSKILTRVL is encoded by the coding sequence ATGGATAGCTATGCTGTTATAGCTCATCGCTTTTGGAATAGACCTGGTGGAGGAGAGGTTGTATGCGCAGCAACGGCATATACATTCGATATTATGGGCTTCAAACCTGTTCTGGCATCTATTGGCGGTATTGATATTGGTGAATATGATAGTTGGTTTGGGATAAATTTCTTGGATAAATACCCTAAAATTACTTTATATCCCTTTAAGATTGGGTTTTTCGGTATCTATCTAAGACTTTTGATGTGGAGAGTTATTAAGAAGGCTGTAGAGAGGTTTTCTCCACAAATAGTTTTTGTTGATGAGCCTACATACAGACCTGTTATAAATATTCTAAAGGAGAGAAATGTGAAACTTATCGAATATATCCACTCGCCAATTGAAGCATCGATAGATGCGAGATTTAAAGGTTCTGGGCTTCACTATACAGAAGATCCCTATATCCTTGAGAGATTTAGCAAATTTCCACTTAGCATCTATTGGAAGATGTATGTAAAGCTTTTGCCAAGATATTTAAGGGAAAATCCATTTCAAGTAGCGTCACTCGTTTTGGCAAACTCTAAGTGGACTGCAAACATCATTAAGCAACTCTATGGCGAGAGTCCAGAAGTTTTAAATCCTCCAATAGCACCAAATGTAGAGATTGTTGAGAAACCAAGAGAGTTTAGTGAAAGAGAGAATGCTGTGGTTATGTTGGGGAGATTTGCAGAAGAGAAAAGGTATCACTGGATTGTAAGAGAGGTTTTGCCAAAACTAAGAAGAGAAGCATTAAATACAAAGCTGTACATTTTTGGAGGTGCAAAAACAAAAACAAGTCTAAATTATCTAGCAAAGTTAGAGAAATTAGCATTTGAAATGGGATTCAAGGTGTCTAAGGATATTGATGCAGAGGCAGATGTGTATCTAATACCAAATGCATCAAGAAGCGCAATAAATATGGTTATGGACAATGCAAAAGTATTTCTGCATGCAACGGTCAATGAGCATTGGGGAGTAGCAATAGCAGAGGCGATGGCTAGAGGCCTACCTGTAGTGCTACACAAGTCTGGTGGTGCTTGGAGCGACCTAGCAGAAGAGGGGGTATATGCGCTAGGGTATACAAACCCAGAAGAGGCTGTAGAAGCTATAGCAAAGCTCTTAACAGATGAAAAAACATGGAAAAAACTCTCAAGGCATTCTATTGAGAAAGCAAAGGATCTAACACTAGAGAAATTCGTTGAGAGGTTGTCGAAAATTCTAACGAGGGTCTTGTAG